In Phoenix dactylifera cultivar Barhee BC4 chromosome 11, palm_55x_up_171113_PBpolish2nd_filt_p, whole genome shotgun sequence, the following are encoded in one genomic region:
- the LOC103704861 gene encoding thylakoid membrane protein slr0575 isoform X1, with translation MTIVEAAAAAAAASASWPPVLGFGRAGEVILCSQHGFRAAGLRKRLVSSNGRRTAERLPLSPPSLSPSISPGPHRLLFLAHAVESTQASSATSGKTIVPDNEFSLAKVSFGVIGLAVGGTLLSYGFGAYFSILPGSEWSALMLTYGFPLAIIGMALKYAELKPVPCITYSDAEALRETCATPILKQVRNDVTRYRYGDEQHLDEALKRIFQYGQGGGIPRRSAPTLQMIREEVTDDGKYCLVLVFEAKALQLSDFERRQAKFKSFFGPGITSEIEKGENDLYEVRLISETTSQPSSQL, from the exons ATGACGATCGTtgaagccgccgccgccgccgcagcaGCGTCAGCGTCGTGGCCGCCTGTGCTGGGCTTCGGCCGCGCCGGCGAAGTAATCCTCTGCTCGCAGCACGGGTTCCGTGCGGCGGGTCTCCGGAAGCGACTCGTCTCCTCTAACGGGCGGCGGACCGCCGAGCGtctccccctctcgccgccgtCCCTATCTCCATCAATCTCCCCAGGGCCGCATCGGCTCCTATTTTTGGCCCACGCTGTGGAATCCACGCAAGCTTCCTCCGCCACCTCCGGCAAGACCATCGTTCCTGACAACGAGTTCTCCCTGGCCAAG GTCTCGTTTGGTGTCATTGGTTTAGCAGTTGGAGGCACACTTCTCTC ATATGGTTTCGGAGCATATTTCAGCATTCTCCCTGGATCTGAGTGGTCAGCTTTAATGCTAACATATGGATTTCCTCTTGCAATTATTGGCATGGCATTGAAG TATGCAGAACTAAAACCAGTGCCGTGCATAACCTACTCCGATGCAGAAGCTTTAAGGGAAACATGTGCAACTCCTATTCTTAAACAG GTAAGGAATGATGTTACACGATACCGCTATGGTGATGAGCAACATTTGGATGAGGCCCTAAAACGAATCTTCCAATATGGCCAG GGTGGTGGGATCCCACGGCGTAGTGCACCTACCTTACAAATGATTCGCGAAGAG GTAACTGATGATGGAAAGTACTGTCTAGTCCTTGTCTTTGAAGCTAAAGCTTTGCAGCTGTCTGATTTTGAACGGAGACAG GCAAAATTCAAATCATTTTTTGGGCCAGGAATCACTTCAGAAATTG aaaaaggagaaaatgaTCTTTATGAAGTCCGTCTTATTTCGGAGACAACTTCACAGCCAAGCTCACAGCTGTAG
- the LOC103704861 gene encoding uncharacterized protein LOC103704861 isoform X2, which yields MTIVEAAAAAAAASASWPPVLGFGRAGEVILCSQHGFRAAGLRKRLVSSNGRRTAERLPLSPPSLSPSISPGPHRLLFLAHAVESTQASSATSGKTIVPDNEFSLAKVSFGVIGLAVGGTLLSYGFGAYFSILPGSEWSALMLTYGFPLAIIGMALKYAELKPVPCITYSDAEALRETCATPILKQVRNDVTRYRYGDEQHLDEALKRIFQYGQGGGIPRRSAPTLQMIREEKRHNISHACWLVTGMLAGTSTRNHGSNLFFILVFIICLVDPYSDIHKIFFYYYNFMATLQE from the exons ATGACGATCGTtgaagccgccgccgccgccgcagcaGCGTCAGCGTCGTGGCCGCCTGTGCTGGGCTTCGGCCGCGCCGGCGAAGTAATCCTCTGCTCGCAGCACGGGTTCCGTGCGGCGGGTCTCCGGAAGCGACTCGTCTCCTCTAACGGGCGGCGGACCGCCGAGCGtctccccctctcgccgccgtCCCTATCTCCATCAATCTCCCCAGGGCCGCATCGGCTCCTATTTTTGGCCCACGCTGTGGAATCCACGCAAGCTTCCTCCGCCACCTCCGGCAAGACCATCGTTCCTGACAACGAGTTCTCCCTGGCCAAG GTCTCGTTTGGTGTCATTGGTTTAGCAGTTGGAGGCACACTTCTCTC ATATGGTTTCGGAGCATATTTCAGCATTCTCCCTGGATCTGAGTGGTCAGCTTTAATGCTAACATATGGATTTCCTCTTGCAATTATTGGCATGGCATTGAAG TATGCAGAACTAAAACCAGTGCCGTGCATAACCTACTCCGATGCAGAAGCTTTAAGGGAAACATGTGCAACTCCTATTCTTAAACAG GTAAGGAATGATGTTACACGATACCGCTATGGTGATGAGCAACATTTGGATGAGGCCCTAAAACGAATCTTCCAATATGGCCAG GGTGGTGGGATCCCACGGCGTAGTGCACCTACCTTACAAATGATTCGCGAAGAG AAAAGGCACAACATCTCACATGCTTGCTGGCTAGTGACTGGAATGCTTGCTGGCACCAGTACTCGGAACCATGGCTCAAACTTATTTTTTATCTTGGTTTTCATTATTTGTCTGGTTGATCCATATTCTGATATTCAtaaaatctttttttattattataattttatggCAACTTTGCAAGAGTAA
- the LOC103721239 gene encoding protein TPX2-like, whose protein sequence is MEDPGKLSPPKTPKTTPSSNTKRGVKSGQLQPFRLHTEQRGQIKEQAFTKRVQDLVAEKAKQRIPIAQGLPLTTDKPQNLPRPPVKEQTKPLNIKLHTEQRAARRAGFNNLVSSKNYSLEILRRFEEKLLKVIEEEEIRIIRKEMVPKAQLMPIFDRPFLPQRSRRPLTVPREPSFHFLKQKLCSGGEPYKIHQHINQNMKAVK, encoded by the exons ATGGAGGACCCCGGCAAGCTTTCGCCCCCAAAG ACTCCAAAGACCACACCCAGCTCAAACACAAAACGGGGGGTCAAAAGTGGCCAGCTTCAGCCCTTTAGACTCCATACCGAG CAACGAGGACAAATAAAAGAGCAAGCATTTACGAAGAGAGTGCAAGATTTGGTTGCCGAGAAGGCCAAACAACGGATTCCTATTGCGCAAGGTTTGCCGCTGACTACTGATAAACCTCAG AATTTACCAAGACCACCCGTAAAGGAGCAGACAAAGCCACTAAATATTAAGCTACACACCGAGCAAAGAGCGGCTAGGCGTGCTGGATTCAATAACCTG GTCTCAAGCAAAAACTATTCCTTGGAGATCCTTCGGAGATTTGAAGAGAAGCTCCTAAAG GTTATAGAAGAAGAGGAGATAAGGATTATAAGAAAAGAGATGGTTCCAAAAGCGCAACTGATGCCGATATTTGACAGACCATTCCTTCCACAACG GTCAAGAAGACCTCTGACAGTTCCAAGAGAGCCAAGTTTTCATTTCTTGAAACAAAAACTTTGCAGTGGTGGCGAGCCATACAAAATTCATCAGCATATTAACCAAAATATGAAGGCTGTCAAATAG